The Scophthalmus maximus strain ysfricsl-2021 chromosome 7, ASM2237912v1, whole genome shotgun sequence genome includes a window with the following:
- the e2f4 gene encoding transcription factor E2F4 has translation MMELESASSRGEPGAAGDSLLLQPPTPSRHEKSLGLLTTKFVTLLQEAKDGVLDLKAAADTLAVRQKRRIYDITNVLEGIGLIEKKSKNSIQWKGVGPGCNTREIADKLIDLKAELDDLALREHELDQQRVWVQQSIKNVTDDSDNSPMAYVKHEDLCGAFTGDTLLAIRAPIGTQLEVPIPEAVLNGQRKYQIRLKSSSGPIEVLLVNKDPSSASPVVLPVPPPDDVLQNLPAPAPTSQPATAASQVPKGAPATSAKPVPAATPVSVTEVTSTTPLTPTTDSSAAVTQQLQSSASLDGSASSSASAVFEPIKSDPSELLDFPKDLSDMFDPTREIMSGDLLEDLMSSEVFSPLLRLSPPPSDHDYIYNLDETEGLCDLFDVPILNL, from the exons ATGATGGAGCTGGAGTCGGCCAGTAGCCGCGGCGAGCCGGGAGCCGCGGGGgactcgctgctgctgcagccgccgaCGCCGAGCCGGCACGAGAAGAGCCTGGGTCTGCTCACCACCAAGTTCGTGACCCTGCTGCAGGAGGCGAAGGACGGAGTGCTCGACCTGAAGGCG GCTGCAGACACCTTGGCCGTGCGGCAGAAACGGCGCATTTACGATATCACTAATGTGCTGGAGGGAATCGGACTCATAGAGAAGAAGTCCAAGAACAGCATCCAATGGAA GGGCGTGGGTCCAGGTTGTAACACCAGGGAGATTGCCGATAAGCTGATTGATCTGAAGGCAGAGCTCGACGATCTGGCTCTCAGGGAACACGAGCTGGACCAGCAGAGAGTCTGGGTCCAACAGAGCATCAAGAACGTGACGGACGACTCTGACAACAGCCC TATGGCATATGTAAAACATGAAGACCTCTGCGGAGCTTtcacag gtgacACACTCCTTGCAATCCGTGCTCCCATTGGCACACAACTAGAGGTGCCCATACCAGAAGCT gTCCTCAATGGTCAAAGGAAATACCAGATCCGTCTCAAGAGCTCGTCAGGTCCTATCGAGGTTCTGCTCGTCAACAAGGACCCGTCCAGCGCCTCTCCGGTCGTGTTGCCCGTCCCTCCACCAGATGACGTCCTTCAGAACCTCCCGGCACCAGCACCTACCTCCCAGCCGGCCACTGCTGCCTCCCAG GTCCCCAAAGGAGCTCCAGCCACTTCTGCAAAACCCGTTCCTGCCGCAACACCAGTCTCAGTGACAG aggTGACGAGCACCACGCCACTCACCCCGACAACAGATTCGTCTGCTGCAGTCACTCAGCAGCTTCAGTCGTCTGCCTCGCTGGATGGATCTgcatcctcctctgcttctgcAGTGTTCGAACCGATTAAGTCGGATCCGTCTGAAT TGCTGGACTTCCCCAAAGACCTCTCGGATATGTTCGATCCAACAAGAG AGATCATGAGTGGAGATTTGCTGGAGGACTTGATGTCATCAGAAG TGTTCTCGCCCCTCCTCCGTCTGTCCCCCCCACCCAGCGACCATGACTACATATACAACCTGGACGAGACAGAGGGGTTGTGTGACCTCTTCGACGTCCCCATTCTCAACCTCTGA